Within Microterricola gilva, the genomic segment TTCACCGCGGTCGTCAACTCGATCGTCGAGAACCTCTTCAACCCGATCATCGGCGCACTCTTCAACGCCGAGGACCTGGCCGGCGCCCTGATCCTTGAGCTGCCCGGCGGGGCCGCGATCAAGTTCGGCGCGATCCTCGCCTCGGTCATCACCTTCCTAATCGTCGCCGCCGTCGTCTACTTCGTCTTCGTCCTCCCCATCAACAAGATGAAGGAGATGCAGGAGGCCAAGCGCAAGGCAGGCATCGAGGACGAGAGCGCGCCGGTCACCGAACTCGACCTGCTCACCGAGATCCGCGACGCGCTCGTCGCCAGCGAGGGCAAGCACCACAAGTAGCGCATCCAACACACGACCGCGCCGATCGCCGTCAGGCGGTCGGCGCGTTTCTGTCGGCGGCGGCTTACCAGTGCGGTGGGACGTCCCGGCGCAGGCGTTCGTCGTTGGGGCCTGAGGCGGCAGGTGTTCCGGATGCCGGTGCTCCGCCATCGGCCGATGGGCGAGCGTCCAGGATCGGGTCGTTGCGCGTGATCGGCGGCTCCGGGCTGGTGTCGGTGCCCGCGACGGGCGTCAGCCGCGCCCGGCGGCTGGATCCCGGTACTCGTTCGACCCACTGGCGGGCCGCGGAATCCGCGGCACCCCGGCCCTCATCACGCTTGTCACTCATCGCGTCCAAGCCTACGCGCCCCCTCGCACCGGAAGCTCCGTCGCCGCGGGCCGCCAGATCGGGTGAGACGCTCAGGGCTTCGCGTGCGCCGCTGCTCCTTCGTCGCTGCGCTGGCTCGAGGGAGCAGCCGAGGAACGAGGCAGCCCCCGAAGCCCCAACACACGCCGGAGCGCGAGCGGGAAGCGGTCAGGCAGCCGGGCGGAAGTCCAGCACGGCCGCGACGCGGAGGGCCACGGCATCCGGGTCGCTGAACAACTCGAAGCTGTGCACGCGCAGGTAGTGCCAGCCGAGACGCCGCAGCACCTCAGGGCGCAGGCGCAGCGACTCGCGCAGGCTCGAGGAGCCGACGGCCCCATCGGTCTCGACGACGAGCGCACGCCCGCCGTGCGAGGCGGCCAGCGCGAGCTTGTCTCGGTGCCCGAGCTCGACGCGGATGCCCATCTTCGTCAACCGCGATGCGAGGTCGAGCAGCATGGGCTCGCTGTCGTCCGGCAGGTGTTCCTCTGCCTCGCGCGCCTCGGTCTGGCTGAGGATCTGGGCGAGGGCCAGGATGCCATGGCGCTGCCGATCCTCGTCGATGTCCTCGGGGCGGAAGCAGGAGACGATGTCCATCGCACGCCGGGCGCGCGTCATGCCGACGGCGAGCAGGCGGTCGCCTCCCGGCTCCCCGAGTGCACCGAAGTTGGAGAGCAGCCGGCCGTGCGGCGTTCGACCGTAGCCGATCGAGAAGATGACGCGGTCGCGGCTCTGCGCCACCGACTGCTCGAGCGTGAGCACGGTGAACGGCTCTGTACGGTCGCGCAGGATGAAGTCGCTGAGGTCGGTGCGCTTGGCGAATGCGGCGAGCACGGCCTGGTGCACGCGCACCGCGTGACGGTTGCTCGCGGTGATCACCATGAGCGATTCCTTGGGCCGGTTGACGGCGTGATCGAGCACGAGGGCCACGACCTCCGCCACCTCGGCGTCGACGCTCTCGACGGCGCCGGTGTCGGCATCCGGCATGCCGTTGCCGCCCGCGACGTAGTGCAGGGCGAGGCTGCCGTGGCCGAGGAAGCTCCCGGCCCAGGGCAGGGAGTCGATGCGCCCGGCGTAGAAGCGCCGGTTCACCAGCTCGGCGAGGTCTTCGCCGCCCGCGCGATAGCTGCGGGTGAGGGTGAGCGTCGGCAGCAGTTCGCCGAGGCGGGCGAGCGCCGAGTCTGCGTGCAGGGCATCGACGGCGCTGCGGCTCTCGGATGCCTCGTCCTCGCCGTCGACGGAGGGCGTCTGGTCGGCCAGGGCGGCCTCGCTGATGCCAGTCGTGAACGGGGCAGGCGACTGCGTCACCGGGTCGCCGAATGCGACCAGCTGCTTGCCGCGGCGGATCGCGCCGAGGTTCTCTGCGAACGTCGTCGCACCGGCATCCACCAGCAAGACCGTGTCGAAGGCGATGCGGTCGGTGATCTCGGCGACCTCGTACGGTGAGGAGAGCCAGACCGGGGCGAGCACGCGCGACAGGTGAGGAGCCGCGTCGTTGAGCGCGGCAGGCGTTGCACGCTCGGAGCGGAGGACGCGCTTGAGCGTCTCGGCCTCCTCCGGCCAGTCGACGACGCCGATCTTCCACGTCTCGGCGAGCAGCCAGGCCAGCTGGGCGCCAGAAGCTCCCGCGTGAGCCTCGTCGACGAGGCGGAAGTCGGACTCCAGACGGTCGAGCACGTGCGTGTTCGCGTTCAGCAGGGCCTTGTCGCTGCCGAGCATCGACTCGAGCACCGACTGCCACCAGGCGAGCTCCAGCTCGGCGGCGACGGCGGCTTCAGGCACGTGGCGCTGCGAGAGGTCCATCAGCAGGGGGTCGAGGGCGAGGTCACGCAGCTGGGCGAGGATCGCGGTGCGCTCCTGCAGATTCGCGAGCACCTCAGAGTCGGCGGCGAGTCCGCTGAGCGCAGTCACCAGCTCCCGGATCGGACGCGCTGCAAGCTGCCTGGTCGTGCCGGCGACGCCGAGCGGGGCGTCGAGCTTGGCGAGGTCTTCGGCGACGCGGGTGTACGCAACGTGCACATCGGCGATGCCGACGGGCACCTCGGGGGTGGAGCCGGCCACGACGTAGCGCTGCCACAGCGTGCGCTGCTGCTGGATGCGCTTGAGTGCGTCGTTCATGTCGGTGACGTGCACGCCGGGGCGCAGGTATTCGAGGGCGAGCTTGCGGAGGCGGCGGCGATTGGAGCCCGACATCTCTGGCGAATCGCGGCGGGCGGATGTCGCGGCGATCAGCTCGGTGAGCGAGCGGTCGAACACAGCCGGCTGGAACTTGTCGAGGCTCTCGCGCATGTCGAGCAGCAGGCGAAGGTAGATGCCGAGCTCGGCCACCGACTCGAACGGGCGTAGCCGGGTCTGGGCGATGAGGGCGTTGGCCCGGTCGAGCAGGCGCGGTAGCTCGACCTTGTCGAGCTGCTTGGCGAGCTCGTGGGTGGCTGTCGCCTCCGCCGTGGAGCTGAAGGAGGCGCCGTACCAGGGTGAGTCGCCAGGACCGTAGCGGAACTCGCCGAGCGCCGCGGCCTTGATCAGAGCCTCTGCCGCCGCGGAGCGGTCGTGCGCGAGTGCCTCGAGCGAGACGCGGTCGAGGCGGGCCGTCGTCGACGGCGGCGTCGGCAGCAGGGCGAGCCTGGCAAGCTCGCCGAGCGCGTCGAGCACCGAGACGCCGAGCGCCGGATCTTTGCGGCCGAGGGCTCCGCGGTAGTCGAGCAGCACCTTGCGCAGGCGCACCAGCGCATCGTCGACCTCGCCGACGCTCGGCTGGGTCGCCTTCTCGTTGCGGGTGATCGACTGGATGACGTCGCGCCGCAGCGTGCGGCAGGTGACGGCGAGCCCGTTCAGCCCGACCTGGCCGAGCCGGTGGGCGATGCCGTCGAGCGTTGAGCGGCGGGCGCTGACGACGAGCACGCGCTTGTGCTGGCTGACGAGCGAGCCGATCGCGTTCACGATCGTCTGGGTTCCACCCGTGCCTGGCAGCGTCTTGACGACGAGCGAGTTGCCTGCTGCGATCTGCGCGACAACGTTCTCCTGCTCGGAGTCGGCGTCGAGCAGCAGGGTGTCCGTGGCCGGCGGCCTGGCATCCTGACTGGGCGAGACCACCGGGTTGTACGCACTGGCGATGCTGGCGCGGGCACCCGGGTTGCCCGCGATCGCGTCGATGACGGGGTGCTCGAGCACGGCGGCATCCGCCGACATCGTGCTGCCCACCTCGGCGAAGGAGGAGACGACCAGGCGCGGCATCACGTTGAACCAGGGCAGGTGGGAGGTGAGGCCGCGCAGGCGGTCGATCACCGGTTGCGGCTTGAACGCGCCGTTGCTCAGGGCGAGGGCGACGAACGCCTCGGCGTCGAGCGAGATCTGGAACTGCTCCTGCAGCGCCCTGGCGAGTGCCGGGTTGAGGTACGGCTGACCCTTGAGCTTGAGCTCGTAGTCACGCCCGTAGCGGCGGATCGCGAGCGGGCGCAGCAGCAGCGGGGCGAGGAACTCCTGATCGCCGTAGCGCCACTGGGCCAGGCCGATGGCGAGGTGCACCGATTCGAGCCCGCGCATCGAGCGCAGCTCGATACCCTTCTGGGTGATGACGCCGGCGGCGAGGCGGGCGTTGCGGAGGGCCAGCTCGTCACGGATCAGGCTGGAGAGCATCGTGGTCTTGCCGGTGATGAACTGCGGCAGCCCACCGGGGTGCGTGACGCTCAGCTCGATGCGGGTGCGCGTGTTGTCGTCGAAGTGGAGCAGCGGCGAGCGCCCACCCAGCTGGGTGAGCTCGGTGCGCCAGCGCTCCCACTCGCTCTCGGCGATGTTGCCGGCGACCAGGCTCGGATCGCCGAGGCTCAGCGTGTGCGGTGAGGTCATGTTGG encodes:
- a CDS encoding ATP-binding protein, with product MTSPHTLSLGDPSLVAGNIAESEWERWRTELTQLGGRSPLLHFDDNTRTRIELSVTHPGGLPQFITGKTTMLSSLIRDELALRNARLAAGVITQKGIELRSMRGLESVHLAIGLAQWRYGDQEFLAPLLLRPLAIRRYGRDYELKLKGQPYLNPALARALQEQFQISLDAEAFVALALSNGAFKPQPVIDRLRGLTSHLPWFNVMPRLVVSSFAEVGSTMSADAAVLEHPVIDAIAGNPGARASIASAYNPVVSPSQDARPPATDTLLLDADSEQENVVAQIAAGNSLVVKTLPGTGGTQTIVNAIGSLVSQHKRVLVVSARRSTLDGIAHRLGQVGLNGLAVTCRTLRRDVIQSITRNEKATQPSVGEVDDALVRLRKVLLDYRGALGRKDPALGVSVLDALGELARLALLPTPPSTTARLDRVSLEALAHDRSAAAEALIKAAALGEFRYGPGDSPWYGASFSSTAEATATHELAKQLDKVELPRLLDRANALIAQTRLRPFESVAELGIYLRLLLDMRESLDKFQPAVFDRSLTELIAATSARRDSPEMSGSNRRRLRKLALEYLRPGVHVTDMNDALKRIQQQRTLWQRYVVAGSTPEVPVGIADVHVAYTRVAEDLAKLDAPLGVAGTTRQLAARPIRELVTALSGLAADSEVLANLQERTAILAQLRDLALDPLLMDLSQRHVPEAAVAAELELAWWQSVLESMLGSDKALLNANTHVLDRLESDFRLVDEAHAGASGAQLAWLLAETWKIGVVDWPEEAETLKRVLRSERATPAALNDAAPHLSRVLAPVWLSSPYEVAEITDRIAFDTVLLVDAGATTFAENLGAIRRGKQLVAFGDPVTQSPAPFTTGISEAALADQTPSVDGEDEASESRSAVDALHADSALARLGELLPTLTLTRSYRAGGEDLAELVNRRFYAGRIDSLPWAGSFLGHGSLALHYVAGGNGMPDADTGAVESVDAEVAEVVALVLDHAVNRPKESLMVITASNRHAVRVHQAVLAAFAKRTDLSDFILRDRTEPFTVLTLEQSVAQSRDRVIFSIGYGRTPHGRLLSNFGALGEPGGDRLLAVGMTRARRAMDIVSCFRPEDIDEDRQRHGILALAQILSQTEAREAEEHLPDDSEPMLLDLASRLTKMGIRVELGHRDKLALAASHGGRALVVETDGAVGSSSLRESLRLRPEVLRRLGWHYLRVHSFELFSDPDAVALRVAAVLDFRPAA
- the mscL gene encoding large conductance mechanosensitive channel protein MscL, with amino-acid sequence MLKGFREFIMRGNVIDLAVAVVIGAAFTAVVNSIVENLFNPIIGALFNAEDLAGALILELPGGAAIKFGAILASVITFLIVAAVVYFVFVLPINKMKEMQEAKRKAGIEDESAPVTELDLLTEIRDALVASEGKHHK